Proteins encoded by one window of Rhodospirillaceae bacterium:
- the purL gene encoding phosphoribosylformylglycinamidine synthase subunit PurL has product MTLPNTKISKEDITAHGLTEEEYLRVLDILDGREPNLIELGIFSVMWSEHCSYKSSKKWLKTLPTKAPWVICGPGENAGVVDIGDGLAAIFKMESHNHPSFIEPFQGAATGVGGILRDVFTMGARPVANMNALRFGDINHPKTKHLVAGVVSGIGGYGNCVGVPTVGGEVNFHPAYNGNILVNAMTVGLAEKDRIFYSAASGPGNPVIYVGSKTGKDGIHGATMASAEFDEDTEEKRPTVQVGDPFTEKLLIEACLELMATDTIVAIQDMGAAGLTCSTFEMCSKGGTGIEMNLNAVPIREADMTPYEIMLSESQERMLMVLEPGKEHIAQAIFEKWELDFAVVGHLTDTGRMILMKDGQQVADLPIDPLAEASPEYDRPWVPTPDAEVVASDVVHHGDWTDSLKKLIAAPDLASRRWVWEQYDHMVMGDTVQRPGGDAAVVRIHDSERGLAITTDCTPRYVKANPFEGGKQAVAEAWRNLTATGARPLAVTDNLNFGNPEKPPIMGQLVGAIQGIGAACTALDAPVVSGNVSLYNETDGQPILPTPAIGAIGIIDNLDHAATAGFKAESEAVLLIGGPDSVTDGWLGQSIYLRDLHGLENGAPPPVDLAQERATGDAVRDLITSGKATACHDVSDGGVCIALAEMALAGDIGVTIDTGSDVSAPWLFGEDQGRYLITCNADHAATLLTGLTDAGLTARQIGITGGDAVGVAGGASVPVKTLRDLHEGWFPSYMAA; this is encoded by the coding sequence ATGACGCTGCCGAATACAAAAATCTCTAAAGAAGACATCACCGCCCACGGCCTGACCGAAGAAGAATACCTTCGTGTTCTGGACATTCTGGATGGCCGGGAACCCAACCTGATTGAATTGGGTATTTTCTCGGTCATGTGGTCCGAACATTGCTCCTACAAATCCTCGAAGAAGTGGCTCAAAACCCTGCCCACAAAAGCCCCCTGGGTGATCTGTGGACCGGGTGAAAACGCGGGCGTGGTTGATATCGGCGATGGCCTGGCGGCGATCTTCAAGATGGAAAGCCACAATCATCCGTCGTTCATTGAGCCGTTTCAGGGCGCGGCAACCGGGGTCGGCGGGATATTGCGCGACGTCTTCACTATGGGTGCACGACCGGTCGCGAATATGAACGCGTTGCGCTTTGGCGACATCAACCACCCCAAAACCAAGCATCTGGTGGCCGGCGTGGTCAGCGGCATCGGCGGTTACGGCAACTGCGTGGGCGTGCCGACAGTGGGCGGCGAGGTGAATTTCCACCCGGCTTACAACGGCAATATCCTGGTCAACGCCATGACCGTGGGACTGGCCGAAAAGGATCGTATTTTCTATTCCGCCGCCTCTGGGCCAGGCAATCCGGTGATCTATGTCGGTTCTAAAACCGGCAAAGACGGCATTCACGGCGCGACGATGGCCTCAGCCGAGTTTGACGAAGACACAGAAGAAAAACGGCCCACAGTGCAGGTTGGCGACCCATTCACGGAAAAACTGCTGATCGAAGCCTGCCTGGAATTGATGGCCACCGATACGATTGTGGCCATTCAGGATATGGGTGCAGCGGGCTTGACCTGCTCGACCTTTGAAATGTGCTCCAAGGGCGGCACCGGCATTGAGATGAACCTGAACGCAGTGCCCATCCGTGAAGCCGACATGACACCTTACGAAATTATGCTGTCGGAAAGCCAAGAGCGCATGCTGATGGTGCTGGAGCCGGGCAAGGAACACATCGCCCAGGCAATCTTCGAGAAATGGGAACTGGATTTCGCCGTGGTGGGGCACCTGACCGACACCGGGCGCATGATCCTGATGAAAGACGGACAGCAAGTGGCCGATCTGCCGATTGATCCGCTGGCGGAAGCATCGCCGGAATACGACCGCCCCTGGGTACCGACCCCGGATGCCGAAGTTGTGGCGTCGGACGTTGTGCACCATGGCGACTGGACCGACAGCCTGAAAAAGCTGATCGCGGCCCCTGACCTCGCCAGCCGCCGCTGGGTGTGGGAGCAGTACGATCACATGGTCATGGGCGACACGGTGCAACGTCCGGGCGGCGATGCGGCGGTGGTGCGCATTCATGACTCCGAGCGCGGTCTGGCGATCACCACCGATTGCACTCCACGGTATGTCAAAGCCAATCCCTTTGAGGGCGGCAAGCAGGCGGTCGCGGAAGCCTGGCGCAACCTGACCGCGACCGGCGCAAGACCGCTGGCGGTGACTGACAATTTGAACTTCGGCAACCCTGAGAAACCCCCGATTATGGGGCAGCTGGTGGGTGCGATTCAGGGCATTGGCGCGGCCTGTACGGCGCTGGATGCCCCGGTCGTCTCGGGCAATGTGTCGCTGTACAACGAGACCGATGGCCAGCCGATTTTGCCGACCCCGGCCATCGGCGCAATTGGCATTATTGACAACCTGGACCACGCCGCCACCGCAGGCTTTAAGGCCGAAAGCGAGGCCGTATTGCTGATTGGTGGACCGGACTCGGTGACAGACGGCTGGCTCGGGCAGTCGATCTACCTGCGTGATCTGCACGGCCTGGAAAACGGTGCGCCGCCGCCGGTTGATTTGGCCCAAGAGCGTGCCACAGGCGATGCGGTCCGCGATCTCATCACCTCGGGCAAAGCCACAGCCTGCCACGATGTGTCTGATGGTGGCGTGTGTATTGCCCTGGCGGAAATGGCCTTGGCGGGCGATATCGGCGTCACAATCGATACCGGATCTGATGTCTCAGCCCCCTGGCTGTTTGGCGAAGATCAAGGACGATACCTCATCACCTGCAACGCAGACCACGCTGCAACACTCCTCACAGGTCTCACAGACGCGGGCCTGACGGCGCGGCAGATCGGCATCACGGGCGGCGATGCTGTGGGCGTCGCAGGTGGAGCCTCTGTGCCAGTCAAAACCCTGCGCGATTTGCATGAGGGCTGGTTCCCGTCCTATATGGCTGCTTAA
- a CDS encoding BolA family transcriptional regulator yields the protein MAMTAAEIQEMIKAALPDAEVVIDDLRGDGDHYAARVVSKAFEGKSRVQQHQMVYAALQGKMGGQLHALALQTSTPDA from the coding sequence ATGGCGATGACCGCTGCCGAAATCCAAGAGATGATCAAAGCTGCCCTGCCAGACGCAGAGGTGGTGATTGATGACCTGCGCGGCGATGGCGATCACTATGCCGCGCGGGTGGTGTCAAAAGCCTTTGAAGGCAAAAGCCGGGTGCAGCAGCATCAGATGGTGTATGCGGCGCTGCAGGGCAAGATGGGCGGGCAGTTGCACGCCCTGGCCCTTCAGACCTCGACTCCAGACGCTTAA
- the purQ gene encoding phosphoribosylformylglycinamidine synthase subunit PurQ: MRSAVIVFPGSNCDRDIAVTLTKVTGQKPEMVWHRDTALPDGLDLIAVPGGFSYGDYLRCGAMAANSPIIADVKKKADAGVLTLGICNGFQVLTECGLLPGALIRNRNLKFVCRDVLLSVEQPDSPFTSRYKKGQIIRIPVAHHDGNYVADEDTLQHLEDDGRVAFRYSDEQGHASEAANPNGSARNIAGVFNEKRTVLGLMPHPERLSDARLGGVDGKPMFESLLERLS, translated from the coding sequence ATGAGATCCGCTGTCATCGTTTTCCCCGGCTCTAACTGCGACAGAGACATTGCTGTGACCCTCACCAAGGTCACGGGTCAAAAACCCGAGATGGTTTGGCATCGCGACACCGCGTTGCCTGACGGCCTTGATCTCATCGCTGTGCCGGGTGGCTTTTCCTACGGCGATTATTTGCGCTGTGGCGCTATGGCCGCCAACTCCCCGATTATTGCGGATGTTAAAAAGAAAGCAGACGCTGGCGTGCTCACGCTGGGCATCTGCAACGGCTTTCAGGTGCTGACGGAATGCGGACTGCTCCCCGGGGCCTTGATCCGCAACCGGAACCTCAAATTCGTCTGCCGTGACGTTCTGTTATCGGTTGAGCAGCCAGACAGTCCCTTCACATCGCGCTACAAAAAAGGCCAGATCATTCGCATCCCGGTGGCGCATCACGATGGCAACTACGTCGCTGATGAAGACACCCTGCAACACCTCGAAGACGATGGCCGCGTGGCCTTTCGCTACAGCGATGAACAGGGGCACGCCTCTGAAGCCGCCAACCCAAATGGGTCGGCGCGAAATATCGCCGGTGTATTCAATGAAAAGCGAACCGTCCTCGGCTTGATGCCCCATCCAGAACGTCTTTCGGACGCGCGGTTAGGTGGTGTTGACGGGAAACCGATGTTTGAAAGCCTGTTGGAGCGCCTGTCATGA
- a CDS encoding phosphoribosylaminoimidazolesuccinocarboxamide synthase translates to MPKRKQIFEGKAKILYQGPEPGTIVQYFKDDATAFNNKKKGTITGKGVLNNRISEYLMQRLEDIGIATHFVRRLNMREQLVKEVEIIPIEVVVRNVAAGSISEKFAIPEGTRLPRSIVEYYYKNDELNDPPISEEHITGFGWATIQEIDEMLNMSLRINDFLMGLFLGIGIKLVDFKLEYGRLYHDGGDIQLVLADELSPDNCRLWDVHTDEKMDKDRFRRDMGKIEQAYQEVARRLGILPESGPGDIQGTDTLQ, encoded by the coding sequence ATGCCCAAGCGCAAACAGATTTTCGAAGGCAAGGCTAAGATCCTCTATCAAGGACCAGAGCCAGGCACGATTGTTCAATATTTTAAGGACGATGCGACCGCCTTTAATAATAAGAAAAAAGGCACGATCACCGGTAAGGGCGTGCTGAACAACCGCATTTCAGAATATCTGATGCAGCGCCTAGAAGACATTGGCATCGCGACCCATTTCGTGCGCCGCCTGAACATGCGGGAACAATTGGTCAAAGAAGTTGAGATCATTCCCATCGAAGTTGTCGTGCGCAACGTTGCGGCAGGTTCAATTTCAGAGAAATTCGCGATCCCGGAAGGCACACGCCTGCCGCGGTCAATCGTTGAGTACTATTACAAAAACGACGAACTGAACGACCCGCCGATCTCTGAAGAACACATCACCGGTTTTGGCTGGGCGACCATCCAGGAAATTGATGAGATGCTGAACATGTCCCTCAGGATCAATGACTTCCTGATGGGCCTGTTCCTCGGCATTGGCATCAAGCTAGTCGACTTCAAGCTGGAATATGGCCGCCTGTATCATGATGGTGGAGATATTCAGTTGGTTTTGGCGGATGAACTGTCACCGGACAACTGCCGTCTGTGGGACGTGCACACGGACGAGAAGATGGATAAAGACCGTTTCCGCCGCGACATGGGTAAAATCGAGCAAGCCTATCAAGAAGTTGCACGACGCCTTGGTATTTTGCCAGAGAGCGGCCCAGGCGATATTCAAGGAACCGACACCCTGCAGTAG
- a CDS encoding NRDE family protein, giving the protein MCTVVILRRPDHPWPVLIGANRDEQVNRPWKAPARHWQDRPDVVAGLDELGGGTWMGLNDTGVVACILNRRGTLGPQDGKRSRGEIVLDALDHPDAVPAAEALVQLDGRAFRDFNLLIADNRDAFWLKLDSSGSDHVSVQEIPLGLSMLTAGELNDQNTPRIARFLPQFGEATVPEPEEGIWADWQHLLAAGPDADEPDVAMCFRTSSGFGTSSSSLVALPSVEAAHAPVPQQMKWLFAPGPPDSAAFAPVDLSH; this is encoded by the coding sequence CGCGATGAGCAGGTCAACCGCCCCTGGAAAGCCCCGGCGCGCCACTGGCAAGACCGGCCCGATGTTGTGGCCGGACTCGATGAACTGGGCGGCGGTACGTGGATGGGACTGAATGATACAGGTGTTGTGGCCTGTATTCTCAACCGACGCGGCACGCTCGGACCGCAAGACGGCAAACGCAGCCGGGGCGAAATCGTCCTGGATGCGCTGGATCATCCTGACGCAGTGCCAGCCGCAGAAGCCTTGGTCCAACTGGATGGCCGGGCATTTCGGGATTTCAACTTGCTGATCGCTGATAATAGAGACGCTTTTTGGCTAAAACTCGATTCCTCCGGCTCTGATCATGTCTCTGTTCAGGAAATTCCGCTTGGACTGTCGATGCTCACAGCGGGCGAATTGAACGATCAGAATACGCCACGGATTGCACGCTTTCTGCCGCAATTTGGAGAGGCTACCGTTCCAGAGCCAGAGGAAGGAATCTGGGCGGACTGGCAACATCTCTTGGCCGCCGGGCCAGACGCAGATGAGCCTGACGTCGCCATGTGTTTTCGCACAAGCTCTGGATTCGGCACATCCTCAAGCAGCTTGGTGGCTTTGCCCTCGGTTGAGGCCGCACATGCCCCGGTCCCGCAACAGATGAAGTGGCTTTTTGCCCCCGGGCCGCCCGATTCGGCTGCTTTTGCGCCAGTCGATCTGTCTCATTGA
- the purS gene encoding phosphoribosylformylglycinamidine synthase subunit PurS, protein MAKATVHVTLKSGVLDPQGKAIQHALENLGFSGIEGVRQGKFIELDLTETNTAKAKTDVESMCQKLLANTVIESYRVEVSD, encoded by the coding sequence ATGGCCAAAGCGACCGTGCATGTAACCCTGAAATCCGGGGTTCTCGACCCTCAAGGAAAAGCTATTCAACACGCCCTCGAAAACCTTGGGTTTTCTGGCATTGAAGGCGTCCGGCAGGGAAAGTTCATTGAACTGGACCTGACAGAAACAAATACGGCAAAAGCCAAAACCGATGTTGAAAGTATGTGCCAGAAGCTGCTGGCCAACACGGTCATTGAATCCTATCGGGTTGAGGTGAGCGATTAA
- the grxD gene encoding Grx4 family monothiol glutaredoxin: MSDNPAIAQIKDDVENNDVVLFMKGTPMFPQCGFSASVVQILSQLEVKFKGVNVLESDELRQGIKDFTQWPTVPQLYVKGEFVGGADIVREMAMNGELEDLMKEKQVASA, translated from the coding sequence ATGTCAGACAACCCGGCCATTGCCCAAATCAAAGACGACGTCGAAAACAACGATGTGGTGCTGTTCATGAAGGGCACCCCGATGTTTCCGCAATGTGGATTTTCCGCCTCTGTGGTGCAGATTCTGAGCCAGTTGGAAGTCAAGTTTAAGGGCGTCAACGTGCTGGAAAGCGACGAACTGCGCCAGGGCATCAAAGACTTCACCCAGTGGCCAACTGTGCCTCAGCTGTACGTAAAGGGTGAATTTGTTGGTGGTGCCGACATCGTGCGTGAAATGGCGATGAACGGCGAACTGGAAGACCTGATGAAAGAAAAACAAGTCGCCAGCGCCTAA
- a CDS encoding GNAT family protein — protein sequence MIQDLSTWAPRARPGSVTLTGETVRLEPLDWTQHEAGLYAAVGGDENAALWAYMPIGPFLNADTFPPEFERQRVSSGWETMVIIDAATDTIAGMFSFMRLREAHGSVEIGCVVFGPRLQRTRQATEALYLMARHVFDDLGYRRYEWKCDDQNAASARAARRFGFVYEGTFRNDMVVKGRSRDTAWFSITDGEWAQVKAGLEAWLSPNNFDANGTQFKTLEECQGH from the coding sequence ATGATTCAAGACCTCTCCACCTGGGCGCCGCGTGCGCGGCCTGGCTCGGTCACCCTCACAGGTGAGACCGTGCGGCTGGAGCCCCTCGACTGGACGCAACATGAGGCCGGTCTGTATGCCGCAGTTGGTGGGGACGAGAATGCGGCGCTATGGGCGTACATGCCTATCGGGCCATTTCTCAACGCCGATACGTTTCCCCCAGAGTTCGAGCGTCAGCGCGTGAGCAGCGGGTGGGAAACGATGGTGATTATCGATGCCGCGACAGACACCATCGCTGGCATGTTCAGTTTTATGCGCCTGCGTGAAGCCCATGGCAGCGTCGAGATTGGCTGTGTGGTGTTTGGGCCACGCTTGCAACGCACGCGCCAAGCCACCGAGGCGTTGTACCTTATGGCGCGTCATGTGTTCGATGACCTCGGCTATCGCCGCTACGAATGGAAATGCGATGATCAAAACGCCGCTTCCGCCCGCGCCGCGCGTCGCTTTGGCTTTGTCTATGAAGGCACCTTCCGCAACGATATGGTTGTGAAAGGCCGCAGCCGTGACACCGCGTGGTTCTCCATCACCGATGGCGAGTGGGCGCAGGTGAAGGCCGGGCTTGAGGCGTGGCTGTCGCCGAATAATTTTGATGCCAACGGCACCCAGTTCAAAACTTTGGAAGAGTGCCAGGGCCACTAA